The Triticum urartu cultivar G1812 chromosome 6, Tu2.1, whole genome shotgun sequence genome includes the window GTGAGAGCTTGGAGCATTGTTTTTAAGGCGGTAAGGCGACCTAAGGCGACCTAAGGCGAGCACCAACCGCCCTGGCGCATAAGCGCCTAAAGCAGGCATAATTGTAAGGTGCTGCCAGGGTGCCTTGCCGCCTAAGCATCCAAGGCGAGACGCCTTATAAACAATGGCTTGGAGATTGGATGACTTGATTGGGTTGTCAGCATCTCTATCTTGCTTGCAATTAGAGCAGCTAATTTTTCTGTTCTTTTGACCTGTTTACCATGCCAGTATAAAGACAATATGCTGGGGTATAATTCTAGTTTATGTTATGATAATTAATATCGACAGTTCTTTTCATCCTTATCAGGAGCCCTTACTGATAATTAAATTTTACCATGGCAGTAACAACCTTTTGTTTTGATATGCTAGTTGGAAGTGTTTGGTCAAATGGTTATGAGAGGATATATCTATAGAGGACGAAAGCCTGTCCATTGGAGTCCATCCTCACGTACTGCTTTAGCAGAAGCTGAGTTAGAGGTATGCTTAATCTTTCTATTCAATTGCATTAATTTATTGTCAAACACTTTGTTGCACAGTAATCTTTAAGTTAGTGTTAAATGCAAATGAATAATCGATAGTGTTGAGTATGCAAATAAACAATTGATAATTCTGAATTATTTCAATGTGGACTTAAATGCTGAATCATGCTTtaatttttgttttctttgtgaAGTTGCTTGGTGTAGTTTACTAGTTGTCTATCTAGTTTTTTGAGCAAAAGTTACCCTGTGTATGCCAACCTGTGTAACATGCTGCATGCCAACCTGTGTAACTTTCGTTTGTAAGTCCTTTCATGTTGAGATTAATGCCTATGTTTACCAACCAACCTGGTGTGTTTTTGCAAAACTTGTTACATATAGTCTTGCACTAAACCTATGTGTGATAGTATCACATGCTTTTACTGCCAATGGCTTTGGAACTTAAATTTATATGGTCACTCTGGTAGACCTATTTGTGGATAATCTGAGAATCCTAGAAATTTTTATTTGTATTTTTGAGCTGTGTTGGAACTTTTGGGCATACAGGTGCTTATATTTTCTTCTGTTGTTGATTTATCTGTTGATTTTTCCTTACATATGCTCCTTTTACCTTTTCCAGTATTcagaaaatcacgtttccaaaAGCATATATGCGGCATTCAAGGTTACCAGCCCGTCTAGCTCTGGGTTGCTAGATGAATTTCTCCCTAATGTTTGCTTAGCCATATGGACCACTACTCCATGGACAATTCCTGCTAATGCTGGTGAGATGATGCCTTGTTTGCTTTTATTTCAATGGAAACGTCCAGCGACTCTGAACTGGGGTGTCATGACAGCCACCTTAAAACAGTTTCGAAATTTTCAACTGGCGGGAGATGGATGACAGTAAAAGTAAAGTATTTGTCTGATTTCATGCTGTATGTCTATAACCAAATCAACTCATGGAAAATATATATTAAATTTCCATGTGGAGTTCTTTTTATAGCAATATGCTACTTTAGTTCCTAAAGTAGTATGAAATGCCAATATCATAGAATCAGCTAGCAGTATTGAAGATGCCGTAACTGATAATCAAGATAAATGAATATTAAGACTATTAAATAACATAGCTTGAACGCAAATCATGACACATACACTGGTAATGTATTGCATTTGAAGTTTTTTTAATTCTGCTACCTGACAATGACATTGTTTTAATTTCATTGGTACTATGGAATCAGAATTTCCTCTCTTACACTTGCATGGTTGTTGCACATACTGTGTACGAGTTTGCTTCAAACATTCCTTATTTTTTGGAATTGTACTAACTTGTGTAAAAACCTTTTCTTGTGTCAGCCGTTGCTGTGAACCCTGAGCTTAGTTATGCAGTAGTTGAGCTCCAGTCTGTACTGGAAAGTGAGTCAACATCTGGAGGAAAGCAACAAAAACTTGGGAGTATTTTGAGCTCTGGGATCGAGAAACCATTTATCATCGTGGCTTCTGATCTTGTCTCAGTTCTAGAGTCCAAATGGGGTGTGAAGCTTGTAATCAGGAAATCATTTCCTGGTTCAGTCTTGGAGCACTGTAGGTATTTATTTTGCTCTTCTAACTTCATTATGGTTGTGCTTGATTTTTTTTCATGCTATGCTTGGTGCCTTCAGATACCTCCATCCTGTGAATGGCAATGAATGTTCTGTTGTTATTGGAGGAGATTACATAACAACTGAATCTGGAACTGGCCTTGTTCACACTGCCCCTGGCCATGGCCAGGAAGACTACCTGACAGGTTTGAAATATGGTCTTCCTATTGTTTCTCCCGTGGATGATGAAGGGAACTTCACTGCCGAAGCTGGACAATTTAGTGGCTTATCTGTCCTGGGAGCTGGTAATGCTGCAGTTGTGAAGTATCTGGACGAACATGTTTCACTCATCTTAGAAGAGCCTTACAGTGAGTAACGTCACAATATGTATTCAAAGTTTTTGGTATAAAAGCCATGTGAATATCGAGGATTTTATTTAGAAGATTGTGTGCCCATTGTGTTTTTTGGTTGTCAGAACACAAGTACCCCTATGATTGGAGATCGAAAGAACCAACCATATTCCGAGCAACTGAGCAGTGGTTTGCCTCTGTGGATGGTTTTCGGGATGCTGCACTGGATGCAATCAAGAGAGTAACCTGGGTTCCTTCTCAGGTATTTAGCTGCTTTATTTCTTGAACTTAAAATTCGAATCAGCAACTGTGTTTATGTTCCTTTGGTTTATTGTCTCACTgaacctctttgaactgttaatcTGCTTAGTACTGAAAACTTCACGCTTGGCAACAGTACTACTACTTGGGATGTTTGCTCAGTGCATATTTCTTATCTTAACTAGTGTACTTGTAGAAGAGCTTTAAGTTCAGTGCATATTTCTTACTTGTCTTGATTTTTTTTCCTTGGGCAACTGATTTCTTTGTTCCATATATAAGTTTCATGCAATATTGTTGTGTTGCCTTCCAATATTGTTGAGTTACCTAATCGTACTCTTGAATTGCTATTGGTGTTGTCTGACAAGTTAACCTTGTTTCTTGCCTGTGTTTCAACATTCTCAGGGTGAAAACAGGATTGTTAACATGATCTCTGGCCGTTCTGACTGGTGTATTTCCCGGCAGAGAACATGGGGAGTTCCCATTCCTGTTTTTTATCATGTAGACACACAAGAACCTCTTATAACTGAAGAAACGATTGAACATATCAAGGGTATGCCGATGATTATGATTTCTTGCACTTCTTTGTTAGGTTCCCTCTGCATTTGCAACACCATCATTCTCAAGCAATTGCTAACTTAAATGTCTTGTTTCAAGGTGCCCCTCAAGGTTTTTTAGATAATGCTCCTATATCTTAACTTTCTGGTGCAACATATGGACTGAATTATCTTATGTGCCATATCTCACAGTATTTTCATCTACGACTGCATTTGACAATGTGGCGGTGAATTATGACAATCTAGCTTATCCAACCAGCTTTTGCCTATTTTGGTGCTTGTTTAACCAACTTATCTCTAGTTCCGTGAGTATTTTCCGACAGCAGATTATAGATTGAGCACATTGCATTATCAATATAATAAATAAGCACAGCTCAGCACATTCAGCAACCCTAAACTGAGCCTAAATACGTCTGCTGTATCTGTACCAAGTCCAGTTTAGAAATTTTCGAAGACATCTCTAAGATACATTATGTGATCCTTTATGACATGAAGCTTTGATCCATTTGTACTTGTACTTTCTGAATCATTATAAATGACCTTATGCTTGCCATGCTTTCTTTCCTTACAGATTTTTTTTTCTTTACTAAAGATTGGATTTAGAATCACATGAATGCCCACCAATTCTTTTTTTGTTATGCAGCTATAGTGTCAGACAAAGGCAGTGATGCCTGGTGGTATATGAAAACCGAGGAACTTCTTCCAGATAAATATCGCGACAAAGCATCTGAGTATCGTAAGGGCACTGATACAATGGATGTTTGGTTTGACTCTGGTAGGATCCTGTCTTAATTATTCTGCTAATATATTTTAGAAAGTTCAGTTGGTGATGATTATTATCAGTTGTGACAATGCATAAATCAGTGTTCACCATAGATCACTGTGTGTGTACGGGTGCCCGCACACTGAATCTTGACAGCTGCCATCATTTTAATTGCGGAGCCTTCAAACTGAGCCAAGCCACCCTAGTCATGTGTTATAATCTTGCATTGATGTCATTATTGGGCTTGTTATTGTGTATCCAATCCTCCGACTTATTTGGTTTTCGATGCCACCTTTTGTCCTGTAGTCCTTACCTCTCAAAGCACTCATGTTTAATAATATATCTCGAGATTGAGCATTGTTAAGAACACTAATTATTAATTCATTCCACATCTTCTCTTGATTCAGGCTCCTCATGGGCTGCTGTTTCAGCAAAACGGGATGGCCTTAATTTCCCTGCAGATGTATACCTTGAAGGTTCAGACCAACATCGTGGATGGTTTCAGAGTTCGCTGTTAACCAGCATCGCTACTACAGGTAATTATGGGCACCAGAAACACTTCTTGTTGCTACCTTACTTTCTTAGGAATAGATATTGCTTATATAAGATATAAGTTACTGCATCACACTAAGAGTCTACACCATGATTCATCAACAGTTCATTCTACAAGACATCTTTAAAGACATTTTTGTTATATTTTCTGTAAACTATTATCATATTTatgtaaaaaaatgaaaaatgatcCATATGCAATAATGTTTTATTTGTTTATTTTTTCATGAGAACTCTGAAATCTGAACACTCATCGCTCTTTGCTCTCAATACTTTTGGCATCTGAAATCTGGAGACTGACATAAGGTTCTTCGTTCTCCATTTTTCCCATTAAACAAACAGGAAAGGCTCCATATTCCAGTGTTATTACCCACGGTTTTGTATTGGACAAAGACGGTTTAAAAATGAGCAAATCTGTTGGTAATGTCGTGGATCCTGAGAAAGTGATTCTTGGTGGGAAAGATTCTAAGGTATGTTCCTACAGAAACTTGTGTTACTTTCTAGTTTTGAGGAGTGAAATATCTCTCAACCTTGTGCAGAAAGAGCCTCCTTATGGAGCAGATGTTCTCCGTCTATGGGTTTCTAGTGTTGATTACACTGGAGATGTGTTGATTGGTTCGGAAATCTTGCGCCAGATGTCTGACATGTATAGAAAACTACGAGGCACAATGCGTTTTCTATTAGCAAATCTCCATGATTGGAACGTAAGTTCAGGTGGCCAAGTATATATTGTCATTTCATTTTTTGATAATACCGATGCCCTAGCGAACAACAGATATTCTTACGCATTTAATTGTATTTTTTTGATGATTTGAACCCATACTCATTTTAGTGAACTTCTTCAGACTATATGCTTTTAACTTCTTTTCTCAGGCCAAAGCTTTGAACTAATTTTGGTTAGCTGAATATAATGCTTTGAGTTGGGAACTGTTTCATTAGATGTAGATAATAGGGAGGAGGGCATGATATTTCTTATATATACTCCCTAGCTAATACTACGTACTGTTAATATTTTTTAATTATTTCTCTAGTTTCCCTTTCTTATTTATTTTTACAGCGTTCCTTTCAGTGCATGCTTCTTCTCTAATCTTGTCTTTTTTTTATGTTCCTCTTTATAGCCAGAGAATTCTGTGCCCTACAGTGATCTGCCAAAAATTGATCAGTACGCACTTTTCCAACTGGAAAATGTTGTGGCTTCCATGAAGGATAGTTATGATAATTACCAATTCTATAAAATATATCAGGTGTGTAACATTTTTGCGTAGTCACACTAATTCAGACTTTCCCGTTCCTCCTTTTTTTACACTGTGCGTGTGTGTTCACGTGTTTCTATGCACATGCATGCGTAAACTATGTTTATCTGGTTTGGTATATTCAGGTCATATTTTTGATAAACACAAAGTGTGGCTACTGAATATATGGTTTGCCAATTAGGAGTTGGTTGGATTTGGATGATCAAATTTCCTGGAAGTGGAATGATCTTGTTCAGTTAGTCCTTTGTTTTCATTCTGCATTCTGGAAGTTGTTTAATTTTCTTATCAGAATTTCAGATCACATGCGGTGCACAATTGTTATAGTATGTGATGCCATATGCTCAGGATGCCATTGTtgacatatgtttctctctaatTCAGACCCTTCAGAGATTCGCCATCGTTGGTTTGTCCAATTTCTATTTTGACGTTGCAAAAGACCGACTTTATGTTGGGTATGACATTCATCCAATGTTCATTTCCATCTGCATCTAGTTAGAATTGAATCTAGCTGGTGTTGTTCGTTAATGCAACTTATGTGATCTTATCTTATCAGTGGCCGAGTTAGCTACACAAGGAAAAGCTGCCAGACAGTCCTTGCTGCACATCTACTCTACCTTGTTAGGGCCATTGCTCCGATTATGCCACACTTAGCAGAGGATATCTGGCAGAACTTGCCCTTTGAACACACCTTGGAAGATGGATCTGTTGCCAAGTTTGCTTTTGATCTAAAATGGCCAGATAAGAATGAAGAATGGTGCTCGGTTCAAAAGGATGATGTTGATTTTCTGAGTGTTATCCTGGAGGTACACAACACTTCTGCATCACTTTAGAGGCATCCATTCATATACTAATAGTTGTGTTTCTTTGCCATGGTATATGGGTTGTAGGTAGATGTAGGGATGCAAGTGCTGCCCTCCCTGTCCTGCAAAACTATGCAATTAGCGAACTATAGCCACAAAATTAACACTGATGTGTACTGGGGTGTGTGATATGTGGTGCACTGCCTGCATCCCTAGTTGTAGCTTATAACTTGACCGATATATTCCTAGAGGCCAGCCATCTTTTCTTCAATAAATGTTTTATGAAACCCGTGCCGCCAACTTGGAACATTCCAGTTCAACACATCCAAGTTCCATCATATTGACCAGACACAGATGAAACCACTTCTGATGTGTAATATGCGCATTTCTGTTAAATTGGTTAATTAATTGCTACTACCTCTTGAACTGCCAAAACGTCTTTACATTAGTGAACAGAGGGTAACTAATGTAAGACGTTTTGGCAGTTCAAAGTTCAACTAGTGAACAGAGGGTGTAGACTAGAACATTTGCAGCtcttttattattattatcattTTATGGTCATTATTTTAATATATTTTGTTGCCACACATGAGTTCATATCTTCAGCACAGATTTCTTACAGATATTTTGCATTTGCTTGTTGACCAGTTGAGATCAGAGGTGAACAAGATTTTGGAGAACGCTAGAACAGGAAAGCTGATCGGCGCTAGTTTGGACGCAAAGGTTTATCTCCATGCTGAAAATCCCGATACGGTATCCAAACTGAAGGAGCTGGCTTCTGCAACCAATGATGCAGATGCCCTTCATCGCCTATTTATCACATCTCAGGTAGAACATTTGTCTTTCCTCAAAACCAGAGGCCTTCTTTCTGCATTCAATTGTGTTTTGACGTCTCCTCTTTTCTGTCTTTCTGAAGGTGGAGATTCTCCCATCCCTGAGTGAAGAAACCACATCAGGTGTGTCCTATGCGGGAAAGTTCAGCGACCCACGCACGGGAGAGATCTGGATCGGTGTGACTCGTGCGGATGGCGTGAAATGCGAGCGCTGCTGGGTTTACACCAAGGACGTTGGGTCGTTCGATGACCATCCTACGCTATGCTCGCGGTGCCACGGCGTCATTGATCTGCAACCGCATGCAtctcctgccgccgccgctgtcgCTTGAAGAGCAGCGACCTGGATCTAACCTCCACTTCAATGTGAAGATTGCAGGTGGAATTCATCGTTTTTTGTTCTACGAAGAAAGCTTTGACCGTTATACTGAACAAAATAGAAGAGAAGATTTTTAGGGGCTCTTGAAACCGGTTTTGAACCCCATTTTCTTTGTATGTAATACAACTACACACATGCTTTACCAATTTTTAGTAATTGGAGTTTTTGACCTTCCTGTACCTGTATTGCAGAACTCCTCCCACTATACAGTAGATGAAACAATTTTGCACCTGAACTCGATGGATGTTGCTGATAAATAACAAGGCCACTGAAAATCCAGAGAACAATACACTTTTACAACAGCTTCCAAAAACAGCACATATGAGATGAATTACAGATTCCAT containing:
- the LOC125514907 gene encoding isoleucine--tRNA ligase, chloroplastic/mitochondrial isoform X1, with the protein product MDAASCCRVFSTQRCRFPLRRLGAAPVAARRPFSTELSDLFAPSSSASKRRSRGPVMAAKKAAEGAKQEDGKYKHTVDLPKTSFGLRANSVMREPELQKLWEENQVLKRVSERNTGATFTLHDGPPYANGDLHMGHALNKVLKDIINRYKLLQNHKVSFIPGWDCHGLPIELKVLKSMDKATLNALTPIKLRQKAAKFAKVTVNAQMNSFKRIGIWADWDSPYLTLSPEYEAAQLEVFGQMVMRGYIYRGRKPVHWSPSSRTALAEAELEYSENHVSKSIYAAFKVTSPSSSGLLDEFLPNVCLAIWTTTPWTIPANAAVAVNPELSYAVVELQSVLESESTSGGKQQKLGSILSSGIEKPFIIVASDLVSVLESKWGVKLVIRKSFPGSVLEHCRYLHPVNGNECSVVIGGDYITTESGTGLVHTAPGHGQEDYLTGLKYGLPIVSPVDDEGNFTAEAGQFSGLSVLGAGNAAVVKYLDEHVSLILEEPYKHKYPYDWRSKEPTIFRATEQWFASVDGFRDAALDAIKRVTWVPSQGENRIVNMISGRSDWCISRQRTWGVPIPVFYHVDTQEPLITEETIEHIKAIVSDKGSDAWWYMKTEELLPDKYRDKASEYRKGTDTMDVWFDSGSSWAAVSAKRDGLNFPADVYLEGSDQHRGWFQSSLLTSIATTGKAPYSSVITHGFVLDKDGLKMSKSVGNVVDPEKVILGGKDSKKEPPYGADVLRLWVSSVDYTGDVLIGSEILRQMSDMYRKLRGTMRFLLANLHDWNPENSVPYSDLPKIDQYALFQLENVVASMKDSYDNYQFYKIYQTLQRFAIVGLSNFYFDVAKDRLYVGGRVSYTRKSCQTVLAAHLLYLVRAIAPIMPHLAEDIWQNLPFEHTLEDGSVAKFAFDLKWPDKNEEWCSVQKDDVDFLSVILELRSEVNKILENARTGKLIGASLDAKVYLHAENPDTVSKLKELASATNDADALHRLFITSQVEILPSLSEETTSGVSYAGKFSDPRTGEIWIGVTRADGVKCERCWVYTKDVGSFDDHPTLCSRCHGVIDLQPHASPAAAAVA
- the LOC125514907 gene encoding isoleucine--tRNA ligase, chloroplastic/mitochondrial isoform X4, with protein sequence MPLPAAQAGGGPGGGAAAVLHRAERPLRPVVVGLEAPVPGPRHGREEGRGGLSLVLVIGPPWGVRTQRYLGLIACRFFLGAKQEDGKYKHTVDLPKTSFGLRANSVMREPELQKLWEENQVLKRVSERNTGATFTLHDGPPYANGDLHMGHALNKVLKDIINRYKLLQNHKVSFIPGWDCHGLPIELKVLKSMDKATLNALTPIKLRQKAAKFAKVTVNAQMNSFKRIGIWADWDSPYLTLSPEYEAAQLEVFGQMVMRGYIYRGRKPVHWSPSSRTALAEAELEYSENHVSKSIYAAFKVTSPSSSGLLDEFLPNVCLAIWTTTPWTIPANAAVAVNPELSYAVVELQSVLESESTSGGKQQKLGSILSSGIEKPFIIVASDLVSVLESKWGVKLVIRKSFPGSVLEHCRYLHPVNGNECSVVIGGDYITTESGTGLVHTAPGHGQEDYLTGLKYGLPIVSPVDDEGNFTAEAGQFSGLSVLGAGNAAVVKYLDEHVSLILEEPYKHKYPYDWRSKEPTIFRATEQWFASVDGFRDAALDAIKRVTWVPSQGENRIVNMISGRSDWCISRQRTWGVPIPVFYHVDTQEPLITEETIEHIKAIVSDKGSDAWWYMKTEELLPDKYRDKASEYRKGTDTMDVWFDSGSSWAAVSAKRDGLNFPADVYLEGSDQHRGWFQSSLLTSIATTGKAPYSSVITHGFVLDKDGLKMSKSVGNVVDPEKVILGGKDSKKEPPYGADVLRLWVSSVDYTGDVLIGSEILRQMSDMYRKLRGTMRFLLANLHDWNPENSVPYSDLPKIDQYALFQLENVVASMKDSYDNYQFYKIYQTLQRFAIVGLSNFYFDVAKDRLYVGGRVSYTRKSCQTVLAAHLLYLVRAIAPIMPHLAEDIWQNLPFEHTLEDGSVAKFAFDLKWPDKNEEWCSVQKDDVDFLSVILELRSEVNKILENARTGKLIGASLDAKVYLHAENPDTVSKLKELASATNDADALHRLFITSQVEILPSLSEETTSGVSYAGKFSDPRTGEIWIGVTRADGVKCERCWVYTKDVGSFDDHPTLCSRCHGVIDLQPHASPAAAAVA
- the LOC125514907 gene encoding isoleucine--tRNA ligase, chloroplastic/mitochondrial isoform X2, encoding MLLQNHKVSFIPGWDCHGLPIELKVLKSMDKATLNALTPIKLRQKAAKFAKVTVNAQMNSFKRIGIWADWDSPYLTLSPEYEAAQLEVFGQMVMRGYIYRGRKPVHWSPSSRTALAEAELEYSENHVSKSIYAAFKVTSPSSSGLLDEFLPNVCLAIWTTTPWTIPANAAVAVNPELSYAVVELQSVLESESTSGGKQQKLGSILSSGIEKPFIIVASDLVSVLESKWGVKLVIRKSFPGSVLEHCRYLHPVNGNECSVVIGGDYITTESGTGLVHTAPGHGQEDYLTGLKYGLPIVSPVDDEGNFTAEAGQFSGLSVLGAGNAAVVKYLDEHVSLILEEPYKHKYPYDWRSKEPTIFRATEQWFASVDGFRDAALDAIKRVTWVPSQGENRIVNMISGRSDWCISRQRTWGVPIPVFYHVDTQEPLITEETIEHIKAIVSDKGSDAWWYMKTEELLPDKYRDKASEYRKGTDTMDVWFDSGSSWAAVSAKRDGLNFPADVYLEGSDQHRGWFQSSLLTSIATTGKAPYSSVITHGFVLDKDGLKMSKSVGNVVDPEKVILGGKDSKKEPPYGADVLRLWVSSVDYTGDVLIGSEILRQMSDMYRKLRGTMRFLLANLHDWNPENSVPYSDLPKIDQYALFQLENVVASMKDSYDNYQFYKIYQTLQRFAIVGLSNFYFDVAKDRLYVGGRVSYTRKSCQTVLAAHLLYLVRAIAPIMPHLAEDIWQNLPFEHTLEDGSVAKFAFDLKWPDKNEEWCSVQKDDVDFLSVILELRSEVNKILENARTGKLIGASLDAKVYLHAENPDTVSKLKELASATNDADALHRLFITSQVEILPSLSEETTSGVSYAGKFSDPRTGEIWIGVTRADGVKCERCWVYTKDVGSFDDHPTLCSRCHGVIDLQPHASPAAAAVA
- the LOC125514907 gene encoding isoleucine--tRNA ligase, chloroplastic/mitochondrial isoform X3, with protein sequence MGCEACNQEIISWFSLGALYLHPVNGNECSVVIGGDYITTESGTGLVHTAPGHGQEDYLTGLKYGLPIVSPVDDEGNFTAEAGQFSGLSVLGAGNAAVVKYLDEHVSLILEEPYKHKYPYDWRSKEPTIFRATEQWFASVDGFRDAALDAIKRVTWVPSQGENRIVNMISGRSDWCISRQRTWGVPIPVFYHVDTQEPLITEETIEHIKAIVSDKGSDAWWYMKTEELLPDKYRDKASEYRKGTDTMDVWFDSGSSWAAVSAKRDGLNFPADVYLEGSDQHRGWFQSSLLTSIATTGKAPYSSVITHGFVLDKDGLKMSKSVGNVVDPEKVILGGKDSKKEPPYGADVLRLWVSSVDYTGDVLIGSEILRQMSDMYRKLRGTMRFLLANLHDWNPENSVPYSDLPKIDQYALFQLENVVASMKDSYDNYQFYKIYQTLQRFAIVGLSNFYFDVAKDRLYVGGRVSYTRKSCQTVLAAHLLYLVRAIAPIMPHLAEDIWQNLPFEHTLEDGSVAKFAFDLKWPDKNEEWCSVQKDDVDFLSVILELRSEVNKILENARTGKLIGASLDAKVYLHAENPDTVSKLKELASATNDADALHRLFITSQVEILPSLSEETTSGVSYAGKFSDPRTGEIWIGVTRADGVKCERCWVYTKDVGSFDDHPTLCSRCHGVIDLQPHASPAAAAVA